From a single Ornithorhynchus anatinus isolate Pmale09 chromosome 15, mOrnAna1.pri.v4, whole genome shotgun sequence genomic region:
- the WFIKKN2 gene encoding WAP, Kazal, immunoglobulin, Kunitz and NTR domain-containing protein 2: MLGLLVLLVRSPWRVRALPLVHSSPAGICPNDVNPNLWVDAQSTCKRECAADRECETYEKCCPNVCGSKSCVAARHLDVRGMQGPAGRPAAATCDDFTCPQQGSECDIWDGQPVCRCRDRCERQPSFTCASDGLTYYNRCYMDAEACARGVALTVVTCHYHLTRPSLGPSAGPLPPRPTDRPTPAPARPTPPSGGEVAAAGAAGVMAPTLLSRPTLRAVQVGETVSFLCDVSGRPQPDITWEKRQAGWENVVMRPNHVRGNVAVTNIAQLVIYNAQPQDAGVYTCTARNGGGQLRADFPLTVLRAEPAGAEPDPDRAGLPADGCLRAPADQDCGGTEPPVRWHYDAGAHDCFPAGPAACDRRRFASYEACMQACTGRDVCGFPALQGPCRAYSPRWAYSGRARRCRTFVYGGCGGNGNNFESREACEQVCPSSRGPRCRACRPRPKLVTSFCASDFVLLGRITELADEPGARRALVAVDQVLKDDKMGLRFLGREPLEVTLLQADRTCPCPNVTAAAEAQLLLMGDVHGGMAVLQPDSFVGSASARRVRKLQDLLHKKTCQLLKEVLGTH, from the exons ATGCTGGGGCTGCTGGTCCTGCTGGTGCGGTCCCCGTGGCGGGtccgggctctgcccctcgtccacTCCTCGCCCGCGGGCATCTGCCCCAACGACGTGAACCCCAATCTGTGGGTGGACGCGCAGAGCACCTGCAAGAGGGAGTGCGCGGCCGACCGG GAGTGCGAGACGTACGAGAAATGCTGCCCCAACGTGTGCGGGAGCAAGAGCTGCGTGGCCGCCCGCCACCTGGACGTCCGGGGGATGCAAGGTCCCGCGGGACGGCCGGCGGCGGCCACGTGCGACGACTTCACGTGCCCGCAGCAGGGCTCCGAGTGCGACATCTGGGACGGACAGCCCGTGTGCCGCTGCCGCGACCGCTGCGAGCGCCAGCCCAGCTTCACCTGCGCCTCTGACGGCCTCACCTACTACAACCGCTGCTACATGGACGCCGAGGCCTGCGCCAGGGGCGTCGCGCTGACCGTGGTCACCTGCCACTACCATCTGACCCGGCCCAGCCTCGGCCCCagcgccggccccctccctccccggcccaccgaccggcccaccccggcccccgcccggcccaccCCGCCATCGGGCGGGGAAGTGGccgcggccggggcggcgggggtcaTGGCCCCGACCCTGCTGAGCCGCCCGACCCTCCGGGCCGTCCAGGTCGGGGAGACCGTGAGCTTCCTGTGCGACGTGTCCGGGCGGCCCCAGCCGGATATCACCTGGGAGAAGCGGCAGGCCGGGTGGGAGAACGTGGTCATGCGGCCCAACCACGTGCGGGGCAACGTGGCGGTCACCAACATCGCCCAGCTGGTCATCTACAACGCCCAGCCACAGGACGCCGGCGTCTACACCTGCACGGCCCGCAATGGAGGCGGGCAGCTGCGGGCGGACTTCCCGCTGACCGTGCTGCGGGCGGAGCCGGCGGGCGCCGAGCCGGACCCCGACCGCGCCGGCCTGCCCGCCGACGGCTGCCTGCGGGCGCCCGCCGACCAGGACTGCGGCGGGACCGAGCCGCCGGTGCGCTGGCACTACGACGCCGGGGCCCACGACTGcttccccgccggcccggccgcctGCGACCGCCGCCGCTTCGCCAGCTACGAGGCCTGCATGCAGGCGTGCACCGGCAGGGACGTGTGCGGCTTCCCGGCCCTGCAGGGCCCCTGCCGGGCCTACTCCCCCCGCTGGGCCTACAGCGGCCGGGCCCGCCGGTGCCGGACCTTCGTGTACGGCGGCTGCGGAGGCAACGGCAACAACTTTGAGAGCCGCGAGGCCTGCGAGCAGGTGTGCCCGTCCTCCCGGGGCCCGCGCTGCCGGGCCTGCCGCCCGCGCCCCAAGCTGGTCACCAGCTTCTGCGCCAGCGACTTCGTGCTGCTCGGCCGCATCACCGAGCTGGCCGACGAGCCGGGCGCACGGCGGGCCCTGGTGGCCGTGGACCAGGTGCTCAAGGATGACAAGATGGGGCTGCGCTTCCTAGGCCGGGAGCCCCTGGAGGTGACCCTGCTGCAGGCCGACCGCACCTGCCCCTGTCCAAACGTGACCGCGGCCGCCGAGGCGCAGCTGCTCCTCATGGGCGACGTGCACGGGGGCATGGCCGTGCTGCAGCCCGACAGCTTCGTGGGCAGCGCCAGCGCGCGACGCGTCCGCAAGCTGCAGGACCTGCTGCACAAGAAGACGTGCCAGCTGCTCAAGGAGGTCCTTGGCACGCACTAG
- the TOB1 gene encoding protein Tob1 codes for MQLEIQVALNFIISYLYNKLPRRRVNIFGEELERLLKKKYEGHWYPEKPYKGSGFRCIHVGEKVDPVIEQASKESGLDIDDVRGNLPQDLSVWIDPFEVSYQIGEKGPVKVLYVDDNNENGCELDKEIKNSFNPEAQVFMPISDPASSGPSSPSPPFGHSAAVSPTFMPRAAQPLTFTTATFAATKFGSTKMKNSGRGGKVARTSPTNLGLHVNDLLKQKAISSSMHSLYGLGLGGQPPPPPPPSSSSSPPLQPPQQQKTSALSPNAKEFVFPNVQGQGSAGGMFPGDGPLSLSPLLQYSNAFDMFAAYGGLNEKSFVDGLNFSLNNMQYSNQQFQPVMAN; via the coding sequence ATGCAGCTTGAGATCCAAGTAGCACTAAATTTTATTATTTCCTATTTATACAACAAACTCCCCAGGCGACGAGTCAACATTTTCGGCGAAGAGCTCGAGCGGCTCCTCAAGAAGAAGTATGAAGGGCACTGGTACCCCGAGAAGCCATACAAGGGGTCGGGGTTCAGGTGCATCCACGTCGGGGAGAAGGTGGACCCGGTGATCGAGCAGGCCTCGAAGGAGAGCGGCCTGGACATCGACGACGTGCGGGGCAACCTGCCTCAGGACCTGAGCGTCTGGATCGACCCGTTCGAGGTCTCCTACCAGATCGGGGAGAAGGGCCCGGTGAAGGTGCTCTATGTGGACGATAACAACGAGAACGGGTGCGAGCTGGACAAGGAGATCAAAAACAGCTTTAACCCGGAGGCCCAGGTCTTCATGCCCATCAGCGACCCGGCCTCCTCCGGGCCCAGCTCCCCGTCTCCTCCCTTCGGCCACTCAGCCGCCGTCAGCCCCACCTTCATGCCCCGCGCCGCCCAGCCTTTAACCTTCACGACGGCCACCTTCGCCGCCACCAAGTTCGGCTCGACCAAAATGAAGAACAGCGGCCGCGGCGGCAAGGTGGCCCGCACCTCTCCCACCAACCTCGGCCTGCACGTGAATGACCTCTTGAAGCAGAAAGCCATTTCTTCCTCGATGCACTCTCTCTACGGGCTCGGCCTGGGGGGccagccgccgccccctccccctccgtcgtcgtcctcgtcgccGCCGCTGCAGCCGCCGCAGCAGCAGAAGACCTCCGCTCTTTCCCCGAACGCCAAGGAGTTTGTTTTCCCGAACGTGCAGGGTCAAGGTAGCGCCGGTGGAATGTTCCCCGGCGACGGCCCCCTCAGCCTCAGCCCGCTGCTCCAGTACAGCAATGCCTTTGATATGTTTGCGGCCTACGGAGGCCTCAACGAGAAGTCTTTTGTGGATGGCTTGAATTTTAGTTTAAATAACATGCAGTATTCTAACCAGCAATTCCAGCCCGTCATGGCTAactaa